The proteins below are encoded in one region of Holophagaceae bacterium:
- a CDS encoding (Fe-S)-binding protein, translating to MKPLEIGLFWLFMAGALAFFAWTIRQRIATLKAGLPENRLDRPMERLKGVLVLVFGQKRLLRDPYAGFYHLLIFYGFCVLALRSLGLILEGLFNWHMTEALGGFGLVYQGTKDLFEVLVLLGIGLAMARRIVAKPWRLENSMDGWATLSLIGGLMATDLLADGAFIALHAPAWKSWAFASNWVAGFLGQGTGILILYKSMWWLHLVILFGFLNFLPYSKHFHVLTSVFNVYFRALDPHKNLKPMDLEAEHFGANRIQDFTWKQMLDFYTCVECGRCLENCPTTLTGKPLRPKHFGNDLRHYLSATKADELGQDKPVPEGRKLIGGPVPEGSVWDLKADHSPWSAEQLGGAISTDTIWACTTCGYCEWACPLHITFVDKLVEMRRNLTLEESDFPAEAQVAFKGMERQGNPWNLPQADRAKWSEGLEVATIAEKPDAEYLFWVGCAGAYDAAGQRVSKSLAKLLKAADVSFAILGTEESCTCESARRLGNEYLFQSATEANVEVLKGHGVKKIVTNCPHCLNTLKNEYPDFGGNFEVVHGTELVADLVAKGRIKLEQSVQADLTYHDPCYLSRYNGQVDAPRAILDAIPGIKLTEMEKHGEATQCCGAGGGRMWLEEKLGTRVNHARLEQAVETKATTVAVACPFCNVMMNNAAGETGHESLATQDVLELAAKALK from the coding sequence ATGAAACCGTTGGAGATCGGACTGTTCTGGCTGTTCATGGCCGGTGCCTTGGCCTTCTTCGCCTGGACCATCCGGCAGCGCATCGCCACCCTCAAGGCCGGCCTGCCCGAGAACCGCCTCGACCGTCCCATGGAGCGCCTGAAGGGCGTGCTGGTGCTGGTCTTCGGACAGAAGCGCCTGCTGCGGGATCCCTACGCGGGCTTCTACCACCTGCTCATCTTCTACGGGTTCTGCGTGCTGGCCCTGCGGTCCCTGGGGCTCATCCTGGAAGGCCTGTTCAACTGGCACATGACTGAAGCCCTCGGCGGCTTCGGCCTGGTTTACCAGGGGACCAAGGATCTGTTCGAGGTGCTGGTGCTGTTGGGCATCGGCCTCGCCATGGCCCGCCGCATCGTGGCCAAGCCCTGGCGCCTGGAGAACTCCATGGACGGCTGGGCCACCCTCAGCCTCATCGGAGGGCTGATGGCCACGGATCTGCTGGCGGATGGCGCCTTCATCGCCCTGCATGCCCCCGCATGGAAGTCCTGGGCCTTCGCCAGCAACTGGGTGGCGGGCTTCCTGGGCCAGGGCACGGGGATTCTCATCCTCTACAAGAGCATGTGGTGGCTGCACCTTGTCATCCTGTTCGGCTTCTTGAATTTCCTGCCCTACTCCAAGCATTTCCACGTGCTGACCTCGGTCTTCAATGTGTATTTCCGGGCTCTGGACCCCCACAAGAACCTCAAGCCCATGGATCTGGAAGCCGAGCATTTCGGCGCCAACCGCATCCAGGATTTCACCTGGAAGCAGATGCTCGATTTCTACACCTGCGTGGAATGCGGCCGCTGCCTGGAGAACTGCCCCACGACGCTCACTGGAAAGCCCCTGAGGCCGAAGCATTTCGGCAACGATCTGCGCCACTACCTCAGCGCCACCAAGGCCGATGAACTGGGCCAGGACAAGCCCGTGCCCGAGGGCCGCAAGCTCATCGGCGGCCCGGTGCCCGAGGGCTCCGTGTGGGATCTCAAGGCCGATCATTCCCCCTGGAGCGCGGAGCAGCTGGGCGGCGCCATCAGCACCGACACCATCTGGGCCTGCACCACCTGCGGCTACTGCGAGTGGGCGTGCCCGCTCCACATCACCTTCGTGGACAAGCTCGTGGAAATGCGGCGGAACCTCACGCTGGAAGAGAGCGATTTTCCCGCCGAGGCCCAGGTCGCCTTCAAGGGCATGGAACGCCAGGGCAATCCCTGGAACCTGCCCCAGGCAGACCGCGCCAAGTGGTCGGAAGGCCTTGAAGTTGCCACCATCGCGGAGAAACCGGATGCGGAGTACCTCTTCTGGGTGGGCTGCGCCGGCGCCTACGATGCCGCGGGCCAGCGCGTTTCGAAGTCCCTGGCGAAGCTGCTGAAAGCCGCCGACGTCTCCTTCGCCATCCTGGGCACCGAGGAATCCTGCACCTGCGAATCCGCCCGGCGCCTGGGCAACGAGTATCTCTTCCAGTCGGCCACCGAGGCCAATGTGGAAGTGCTGAAGGGCCACGGCGTGAAGAAAATCGTCACCAACTGCCCCCACTGCCTGAACACGCTGAAGAACGAGTACCCGGATTTCGGCGGGAATTTCGAAGTGGTCCATGGCACCGAGCTGGTGGCGGACCTGGTGGCGAAGGGCAGGATCAAGCTCGAGCAGAGCGTGCAGGCGGATCTCACGTACCACGATCCCTGCTACCTGAGCCGCTACAACGGCCAGGTGGACGCACCGCGCGCCATCCTCGACGCGATCCCCGGCATCAAGCTTACGGAGATGGAGAAGCACGGCGAGGCCACCCAGTGCTGCGGCGCCGGAGGCGGCCGCATGTGGCTGGAGGAGAAGCTGGGCACCCGGGTCAACCACGCGCGCCTGGAGCAGGCTGTGGAGACGAAGGCCACCACCGTGGCCGTGGCCTGCCCCTTCTGCAACGTGATGATGAACAACGCGGCCGGCGAGACCGGCCACGAATCCCTGGCGACCCAGGATGTGCTGGAGCTCGCGGCGAAGGCTCTGAAGTAG
- a CDS encoding Trm112 family protein produces the protein MLDPRLLEILCCPADHEGAPCHGDIQESAEGLLCLKCGLIYPIEDGIPVMLSEHAKKADA, from the coding sequence ATGCTCGACCCCCGACTGTTGGAAATCCTCTGCTGCCCCGCCGATCACGAGGGCGCCCCCTGCCATGGCGACATCCAGGAATCGGCCGAAGGGCTGCTCTGCCTGAAATGCGGCCTGATCTATCCCATCGAGGACGGCATTCCGGTGATGCTCAGCGAGCACGCCAAAAAGGCCGACGCGTGA